In the Scomber japonicus isolate fScoJap1 chromosome 18, fScoJap1.pri, whole genome shotgun sequence genome, one interval contains:
- the asf1ba gene encoding histone chaperone asf1b-A — protein sequence MAKVQVLNVAVLDNPSPFGNPFQFEITFECMEDLPEDLEWKIIYVGSAESEEYDQVLDSVLVGPVPAGRHMFVFQADAPNTGLIPESDAVGVTVVLITCTYRGQEFIRIGYYVNNEYTDPELRENPPIKPDYTQLQRNILASNPRVTRFHINWEGCAERMEDCENVDPTSNSMLPPSCLPGKAPSLGLLPDNSMDCL from the exons ATGGCGAAAGTACAGGTGTTAAATGTGGCTGTCCTGGATAACCCGAGTCCCTTTGGAAACCCCTTTCAGTTCGAGATAACCTTTGAGTGTATGGAGGACCTCCCTGAAG acctggaatggaagatcATCTACGTCGGCTCAGCAGAGAGTGAGGAGTATGATCAAGTCCTGGACTCTGTATTGGTCGGCCCAGTACCAGCTGGGAgacatatgtttgtgtttcag GCTGATGCCCCAAACACTGGATTGATCCCTGAAAGCGATGCTGTTGGTGTAACAGTGGTGCTGATCACCTGCACATACCGTGGCCAGGAGTTCATTCGCATTGGTTACTACGTGAACAATGAGTACACAGACCCCGAGCTCCGTGAAAATCCACCCATCAAGCCAGACTACACACAG CTTCAGAGAAATATTCTGGCGTCAAACCCACGTGTTACCCGATTCCACATAAACTGGGAAGGCTGTGCAGAGCGAATGgaagactgtgaaaatgtggatCCCACGTCAAACTCCATGCTCCCACCATCCTGTCTCCCAGGAAAAGCCCCATCCTTGGGGTTACTTCCAGATAACTCCATGGACTGCTTATAA